A genomic stretch from Bacteroidales bacterium includes:
- a CDS encoding gliding motility-associated C-terminal domain-containing protein, producing ETQLVAVTNKGCTDTAKAIIKILEQYTFYAPTAFSPDGDRNNDFFYVVAHGIKEEGFYLEVYDRWGEVIWSTKTYSKLDERSEKWDGRAKNHEIVPIGTYTWRAVFRDSFDKLHEEVGAVSVIR from the coding sequence ACGAAACGCAGTTAGTAGCCGTTACCAATAAGGGTTGTACCGATACCGCCAAGGCTATCATAAAAATACTTGAGCAATATACGTTCTATGCTCCTACTGCCTTTAGTCCCGATGGCGACCGCAACAATGACTTTTTCTATGTGGTAGCTCATGGTATTAAAGAAGAAGGCTTTTATTTAGAGGTTTACGATCGTTGGGGCGAGGTAATTTGGAGCACTAAGACCTATAGCAAGCTCGATGAGCGTAGCGAAAAATGGGACGGACGTGCTAAAAACCATGAAATTGTGCCAATCGGCACCTATACATGGAGGGCTGTGTTTAGAGATAGTTTTGATAAGTTGCACGAAGAAGTTGGAGCAGTTTCTGTAATTCGATAA